A stretch of bacterium DNA encodes these proteins:
- a CDS encoding FKBP-type peptidyl-prolyl cis-trans isomerase codes for MFFAPRFSATRVLASSLLFALVTGQAFAADAPKSDDEKAFYAIGTSMARQLETLKPISAREMDLLIDGMKDVVNGEPLAVEQQEGANYVRTLVTARQKVALENEKAAAADFTKREGAKSGAKTTESGLVYTEVKAGSGAQPKATDKVRVHYHGTLRDGSVFDSSVDKGQPAEFPLNRVIPCWTEGVAMMKVGGKSSLVCPASIAYGDKGRPGIPGGAALKFEVELIEIVK; via the coding sequence ATGTTCTTCGCTCCGCGCTTCTCCGCGACCCGTGTGCTCGCGTCCTCTCTCCTGTTCGCCCTGGTGACGGGGCAGGCCTTCGCCGCCGATGCGCCGAAGAGCGACGACGAGAAGGCCTTCTACGCGATCGGCACGAGCATGGCTCGCCAGCTCGAGACGCTGAAGCCGATCAGTGCCCGCGAGATGGACCTCCTGATCGACGGCATGAAGGACGTCGTGAACGGAGAGCCCCTCGCCGTCGAGCAGCAGGAGGGCGCCAACTACGTCCGCACCCTCGTGACCGCACGCCAGAAGGTCGCCCTCGAGAACGAGAAGGCCGCCGCGGCGGACTTCACGAAGCGCGAGGGGGCGAAATCCGGTGCGAAGACCACCGAGTCGGGCCTCGTCTACACCGAGGTGAAGGCCGGCAGCGGGGCCCAGCCGAAGGCGACGGACAAGGTCCGCGTCCACTACCACGGCACGCTCCGCGACGGCAGCGTCTTCGACAGCTCCGTCGACAAAGGTCAGCCCGCGGAGTTCCCGCTCAACCGCGTGATCCCGTGCTGGACGGAAGGCGTGGCCATGATGAAGGTCGGCGGGAAATCGAGTCTCGTCTGCCCGGCGTCGATCGCCTACGGCGACAAGGGCCGCCCGGGAATTCCCGGCGGTGCCGCTTTGAAGTTCGAAGTCGAGCTGATCGAGATCGTGAAGTAA
- a CDS encoding metal-sensing transcriptional repressor, whose translation MVEDDAYCIDVLKQLKAVRAALDRAGELALETHLSTCVTDGLRSDDEVERARVIREILDVFRANAKR comes from the coding sequence ATGGTTGAGGACGATGCCTACTGCATCGACGTCCTCAAGCAGCTGAAGGCCGTCCGCGCCGCCCTCGACCGCGCCGGCGAGCTCGCACTCGAGACCCATCTCTCGACCTGCGTGACCGATGGCCTGCGGAGCGACGACGAAGTCGAACGCGCGCGGGTGATCCGAGAGATTCTCGACGTGTTCCGGGCGAACGCGAAGCGCTGA
- a CDS encoding heavy metal translocating P-type ATPase, whose amino-acid sequence MASPTPSEARDVTEVLTVGVGGMSCDNCARSVARHVSAVDGVVEARVSYALEDARIRFDPTRVAPARLLEAIGDAGYQVRPEHAKAREADEQGGLEAKRRRMLVGLGASAAIMFLGMGVPRLGLPDFPLRREAIAGLAGLVLFWVGRDFHVGAWRALKARTTNMDTLVSLGACVAFFYSLAVLVTGADPARFPVYFESAAMIVTLVLVGKVLEARGKREASGAVRALLDQQPERARVERDGAIVECPAVDVRSGERVHVRPGERLPVDGVIAEGASHADESMLSGESLPVRKGPGDRVHAGTVNREGALVIETRAVGDATILADIARLVREAQASRAPIQTAVDRIAAIFVPTMIAIATVVGVVWWAFGAATWLPTTDPRAAGILFAASTLLISCPCAMGLATPLALVAGTGVGARRGLLIKSAAALEAMGGIDRVIVDKTGTLTLGRPKVVDATAVGALAIDEVLALTAAAEGDSEHPLARAILEEAHARGLDLPRASDVQAEAGQGLRARVDGRALLLGSRRFVETAGVDLAPLDAARTRADEAGASSIFVAIDGTAAALFAVADAPDPSARPALARLGALGLAVTMSTGDARAQALSIAAQLGLDETQVVSEVLPADKAAQVEARRAEGERVAMVGDGLNDAPALASADVGIAIGSGTDVAIEAADVVLVREDLGALAEAIVLSRRTVRTIRQNLFWAFGYNVAAIPLAAGLFVPWGGETMRLSPGIAAGAMALSSLCVVTNSVRLRRFDPAGA is encoded by the coding sequence ATGGCGAGCCCGACGCCCAGCGAAGCCCGTGACGTGACCGAGGTCCTGACCGTCGGTGTGGGCGGCATGTCCTGCGACAACTGTGCGCGCTCGGTGGCGCGCCACGTCTCCGCCGTCGACGGTGTGGTCGAAGCGCGGGTGAGCTACGCGCTCGAGGATGCGCGGATCCGCTTCGATCCCACGCGGGTCGCTCCGGCGCGGCTTCTCGAGGCGATCGGCGACGCCGGCTACCAGGTCCGACCGGAGCATGCGAAAGCGCGAGAAGCCGACGAGCAGGGGGGGCTCGAAGCGAAGCGCCGACGCATGCTCGTCGGCCTCGGGGCGAGCGCGGCCATCATGTTCCTCGGGATGGGCGTGCCGCGGCTGGGCCTGCCGGACTTCCCATTGCGTCGCGAAGCGATCGCGGGCCTCGCCGGCCTCGTGCTCTTCTGGGTCGGCCGCGACTTCCACGTCGGCGCCTGGCGCGCCCTGAAGGCGCGCACGACCAACATGGACACCCTCGTCTCCCTGGGCGCCTGCGTCGCCTTCTTCTACAGCCTGGCCGTCCTCGTGACCGGCGCGGATCCCGCACGCTTTCCCGTCTACTTCGAGTCCGCGGCGATGATCGTGACCCTGGTCCTCGTCGGGAAGGTGCTCGAAGCGCGCGGGAAGCGGGAGGCGAGCGGCGCGGTCCGCGCACTCCTCGACCAGCAGCCCGAGCGCGCGCGGGTCGAACGGGACGGCGCGATCGTCGAGTGTCCGGCCGTCGACGTCCGGTCCGGGGAACGGGTCCACGTCCGGCCCGGTGAGCGACTTCCCGTCGACGGGGTGATCGCGGAAGGCGCGAGCCACGCGGACGAGTCGATGCTCTCCGGCGAGAGCCTGCCGGTCCGGAAGGGCCCGGGAGACCGTGTCCATGCGGGGACCGTCAATCGTGAGGGCGCGCTCGTGATCGAGACCCGCGCCGTCGGCGACGCCACGATCCTGGCCGACATCGCGCGACTGGTCCGCGAAGCCCAGGCCAGCCGCGCGCCGATCCAGACCGCCGTCGATCGGATCGCGGCGATCTTCGTCCCGACGATGATCGCCATCGCGACCGTCGTCGGTGTGGTCTGGTGGGCGTTCGGCGCGGCCACCTGGCTCCCGACGACCGACCCACGGGCGGCGGGCATCCTCTTCGCCGCATCGACGCTCCTGATCAGCTGTCCCTGCGCGATGGGCCTCGCGACGCCGCTCGCGCTCGTCGCGGGCACCGGGGTCGGCGCACGCCGGGGGCTCCTCATCAAGAGCGCGGCGGCGCTCGAAGCGATGGGCGGGATCGATCGCGTGATCGTCGACAAGACCGGCACGCTCACGCTGGGACGCCCCAAGGTGGTCGATGCGACCGCCGTCGGCGCCCTGGCCATCGACGAGGTGCTCGCGCTCACCGCCGCGGCGGAGGGCGACAGCGAACACCCTCTCGCGCGCGCGATCCTCGAAGAGGCCCACGCGCGCGGCCTCGACCTGCCACGGGCGAGCGACGTGCAGGCCGAGGCCGGCCAGGGCCTTCGCGCGCGGGTCGACGGGCGCGCCCTCCTGCTCGGCTCCCGCCGCTTCGTCGAGACTGCGGGCGTCGATCTGGCTCCGCTCGACGCGGCCCGCACCCGCGCCGACGAAGCCGGCGCCTCGAGCATCTTCGTCGCGATCGACGGAACGGCGGCGGCGCTCTTCGCCGTCGCGGACGCCCCGGACCCGAGCGCGCGACCGGCGCTCGCGCGGCTCGGCGCCCTCGGCCTCGCGGTCACGATGTCGACCGGCGACGCGCGCGCACAGGCCCTCTCGATCGCGGCGCAGCTCGGCCTCGACGAAACGCAGGTCGTCTCCGAAGTCCTGCCCGCGGACAAGGCCGCGCAGGTCGAGGCCCGTCGCGCCGAGGGGGAGCGGGTCGCGATGGTCGGCGACGGATTGAACGACGCGCCGGCGCTCGCGAGCGCCGACGTCGGAATCGCGATCGGCTCGGGCACGGACGTGGCGATCGAGGCCGCGGACGTGGTCCTCGTTCGCGAGGACCTCGGGGCGCTGGCGGAGGCGATCGTCCTCAGCCGCCGGACGGTCCGGACGATCCGACAGAACCTCTTCTGGGCCTTCGGCTACAACGTGGCGGCGATCCCGCTCGCCGCGGGACTCTTCGTGCCCTGGGGCGGCGAGACGATGCGGCTCTCGCCGGGGATCGCCGCGGGGGCGATGGCCCTGTCGAGCCTCTGCGTCGTCACGAACAGCGTGCGCCTGCGGCGCTTCGACCCCGCCGGCGCCTAA
- a CDS encoding PilZ domain-containing protein: MARIKRRRRVRCKLPCEILIDGKKTKRLPGRVVTLSEGGLAVLTGAHFDQGDAIRVLIDPKGASPIRVSAIVWNDSQAKTSHSETRLRRFGCVISSPSDSFVGLLERMLPNEAAPPRRVARDHTDTVPVPTPQPRDVEQESFEADLPRSRELQPPPKTEPEESLPYFRVRLKQIGGPRTRILTLQARSATQAEERAMQELASITDDAAGWGVLHIAKVV; this comes from the coding sequence ATGGCACGAATCAAGCGGCGTCGTCGCGTCCGTTGCAAGCTTCCGTGTGAGATCTTGATCGACGGGAAGAAGACGAAGCGTCTTCCCGGTCGCGTGGTGACGCTTTCGGAGGGTGGACTCGCGGTGTTGACCGGCGCGCACTTCGATCAGGGCGATGCGATCCGGGTCTTGATCGATCCGAAGGGCGCTTCGCCGATCCGGGTGAGCGCCATCGTCTGGAACGATTCTCAGGCGAAGACCTCGCACAGCGAGACCCGCCTGCGCCGGTTCGGTTGCGTGATCTCGTCTCCGTCCGATTCCTTCGTCGGGCTGCTCGAGCGGATGCTGCCGAACGAAGCCGCCCCTCCGAGGCGCGTCGCCCGGGATCACACCGACACGGTCCCGGTTCCGACCCCGCAGCCGCGGGACGTCGAGCAGGAGTCCTTCGAGGCGGATCTGCCGCGATCGCGGGAGCTGCAGCCCCCGCCGAAGACCGAGCCCGAGGAGAGCCTCCCGTACTTCCGGGTGCGGCTGAAGCAGATCGGCGGACCGCGCACGCGGATCCTGACCCTCCAGGCCCGCTCGGCGACCCAGGCCGAGGAGCGGGCCATGCAGGAGCTCGCCTCGATCACCGACGACGCCGCCGGCTGGGGCGTGCTGCACATCGCGAAGGTCGTCTGA
- a CDS encoding molybdopterin-dependent oxidoreductase, giving the protein MSSSSHDGSQKRVTLNRRDFLALGTALGAGLAASGIVGCTTTPDDATRARALEGMEKLALDYGRARAVPTVCFGCTTHCGIVGWVQDGRVRLIEGNPLDPNTQGTICSKANGMISATEQPERLLYPMRRVGPRGSGRWKRISWDEALDEIADRMRPLRENGTPERFVFHYGRDKTKGFSKRFTDAFGTPHRLNRRSICSSNRRAPLMSFYGRDFEWETQDLERTKFAINFGSNFMEAHQGGLFMRKRMMDARVDHGAKLVTFEVRPTATASCSDEYYAVAPASDGAIALAMANVIVSEGLEDRAFWDRWSTWDFDEMKAHVAGYTPAFAERESGVPAETIRRLAIEFAQAAPACCTISNRGSAKHYNGVQADRAIRMLDVLVGNVGRPGGFCLSSLRGWKKGRFGQDGLPSLDAPSPRPPKPAPWKPGTREFDALPAEVQERVRNFPPAWQKKYFGELATPSEFPLSWHWYSMRVGQLVAPYIKEGRQKVDVYMSYTLGAAFGMPEANLTREVLADESLIPFHVAIDIAYGEQAALADIVLPEATALERWDAHGTNSYGLRPYVGLRQPLSEPLGEARPAQIIWRDLARRIGGGMERFFDFEDLEDYYRAWHENLPVDWETFKRKGIWFDPERPLDHELHERPVPADELARSESDPETGVIYAVGADGTRGAAIGILQDGVAVRGFPTPTRRIAVRDPIFPLAARHTGLPADDPNASDIPLYFRVPEHEDLDDDQYVLTTFKWNVHTQGRSADWKYAAEIVHTNHAMMSPETAERLGVATGDEIEITTARPKGRVYRAGEAEPVGTVRNRVRIVPGMHPRVIAQAHHAGHWEHGTVARGGDGGPSSGVAGMAADLPGRQALADEVWWSRRNGGPGNGVPINHVYAINAQPLVGGQNWFDNVCRVKRVEG; this is encoded by the coding sequence ATGAGCAGCAGTAGTCACGACGGATCGCAGAAGCGCGTCACCCTCAACCGACGCGACTTCCTCGCCCTCGGCACCGCGCTCGGCGCGGGTCTCGCCGCGAGCGGGATCGTCGGCTGCACGACGACCCCCGACGACGCCACGCGAGCGCGCGCCCTCGAAGGGATGGAGAAGCTGGCCCTCGACTACGGGCGGGCTCGCGCAGTCCCGACGGTCTGCTTCGGATGCACGACCCATTGCGGAATCGTCGGTTGGGTCCAGGACGGCCGCGTGCGACTGATCGAAGGCAACCCCCTCGATCCGAACACCCAGGGCACGATCTGCTCCAAGGCCAACGGGATGATCTCCGCGACGGAACAGCCGGAGCGTCTCCTGTATCCGATGCGTCGCGTCGGCCCGCGCGGCAGCGGACGCTGGAAGCGGATCTCCTGGGACGAGGCCCTCGACGAGATCGCCGACCGGATGCGACCGCTCCGGGAGAACGGCACGCCGGAGCGCTTCGTCTTCCACTACGGACGCGACAAGACGAAGGGGTTCAGCAAGCGCTTCACCGATGCCTTCGGCACGCCCCATCGCCTGAACCGACGCTCGATCTGCAGCTCGAATCGGCGCGCGCCGCTCATGAGCTTCTACGGGCGGGACTTCGAGTGGGAGACGCAGGACCTCGAGCGCACGAAGTTCGCGATCAACTTCGGCTCGAACTTCATGGAGGCCCACCAGGGCGGACTCTTCATGCGCAAGCGTATGATGGACGCCCGCGTCGATCACGGCGCGAAACTCGTGACCTTCGAGGTCCGACCGACGGCGACCGCCTCGTGCTCGGACGAATACTACGCGGTCGCGCCCGCTTCCGATGGCGCGATCGCCCTCGCGATGGCAAACGTGATCGTCTCCGAAGGGCTCGAGGACCGCGCGTTCTGGGATCGCTGGTCGACCTGGGACTTCGACGAGATGAAGGCCCACGTAGCAGGGTACACGCCGGCCTTCGCGGAGCGCGAGAGCGGCGTCCCCGCCGAGACGATCCGTCGCCTCGCGATCGAGTTCGCCCAGGCCGCCCCCGCCTGCTGCACGATCTCGAATCGCGGCTCGGCGAAGCACTACAACGGCGTCCAGGCCGACCGTGCGATCCGCATGCTCGACGTCCTCGTCGGCAACGTCGGCCGACCGGGTGGCTTCTGCCTGTCGAGCCTGCGCGGCTGGAAGAAGGGCCGCTTCGGACAGGACGGCCTGCCGAGCCTCGACGCGCCGTCCCCCCGGCCGCCGAAGCCCGCACCCTGGAAGCCCGGAACCCGCGAGTTCGACGCCCTCCCGGCCGAGGTCCAGGAGCGCGTCCGGAACTTCCCGCCCGCGTGGCAGAAGAAGTACTTCGGCGAGCTCGCCACGCCGTCGGAGTTCCCGCTCTCGTGGCACTGGTACTCGATGCGCGTGGGTCAGCTCGTCGCGCCCTACATCAAGGAGGGCCGCCAGAAGGTCGACGTCTACATGTCGTACACCCTGGGCGCCGCCTTCGGGATGCCGGAAGCGAACCTCACCCGCGAGGTCCTGGCGGACGAGTCGCTCATCCCCTTCCACGTCGCGATCGACATCGCCTACGGAGAGCAGGCGGCCCTCGCCGACATCGTGCTCCCGGAAGCGACCGCCCTCGAACGATGGGACGCGCACGGGACGAACAGCTACGGCCTGCGTCCGTACGTCGGTCTTCGTCAGCCCCTGTCCGAGCCCCTCGGCGAAGCCCGGCCGGCGCAGATCATCTGGCGCGATCTCGCGCGCCGGATCGGCGGCGGCATGGAGCGCTTCTTCGACTTCGAGGATCTCGAGGACTACTACCGCGCGTGGCACGAGAACCTGCCGGTCGACTGGGAGACGTTCAAGCGCAAGGGCATCTGGTTCGATCCGGAGCGACCGCTCGACCACGAGCTCCACGAGCGGCCCGTTCCGGCCGACGAGCTCGCCCGATCGGAGTCGGATCCGGAGACCGGCGTGATCTACGCGGTCGGAGCCGACGGCACGCGAGGCGCGGCGATCGGGATCCTGCAGGACGGCGTCGCGGTCCGCGGCTTCCCGACCCCGACCCGACGGATCGCGGTCCGCGATCCGATCTTCCCCCTCGCGGCGCGCCACACCGGCCTGCCCGCGGACGATCCGAACGCGAGCGACATCCCGCTCTACTTTCGGGTCCCGGAGCACGAGGATCTCGACGACGACCAGTACGTACTCACGACCTTCAAGTGGAACGTGCACACCCAGGGGCGTTCCGCGGACTGGAAGTATGCGGCGGAGATCGTCCATACCAACCACGCCATGATGTCGCCGGAGACTGCCGAGCGGCTCGGCGTCGCGACCGGGGACGAGATCGAGATCACGACCGCGCGTCCGAAGGGGCGCGTCTACCGCGCCGGTGAGGCGGAACCCGTCGGCACCGTTCGCAACCGCGTCCGCATCGTTCCGGGCATGCACCCCCGCGTGATCGCGCAGGCCCATCACGCCGGCCATTGGGAGCACGGAACCGTCGCCCGGGGCGGCGACGGCGGGCCCTCCTCAGGCGTCGCCGGCATGGCCGCGGATCTCCCCGGCCGACAGGCGCTCGCCGACGAAGTCTGGTGGTCGCGCCGGAACGGCGGCCCGGGCAACGGCGTCCCGATCAATCACGTCTACGCGATCAACGCACAGCCCCTGGTGGGCGGACAGAACTGGTTCGACAACGTGTGCCGGGTGAAGCGGGTCGAAGGGTGA
- a CDS encoding sulfatase-like hydrolase/transferase, which translates to MIRIRPRLPQCVLATLFFVCATLASSAVQAAQPNVVILLADDLGWADVGYHEGEIETPSIDRLAREGVRLEHFYSAPICSPTRAALMTGRDPLKLGIAYDQIHPWYNVGLAPKSLTIAEVFRRDGYQTGLVGKWHLGHTYAHQTPNAQGFDHFWGHLHTNTDFFEHVRESGHDLQANGKSVKEPGQYLTHLEAREAVRFIEQRDPGKPFLLYVPFTAPHSPMQAPPATIEKYASLPRTQYRRTYAAMVDEMDQAIGRILDALDEQEIADDTIVLFFSDNGGSSIFGGVNAPLRGEKGQTFEGGIRVPAVLRWPSRLEAGSVMDQRMAVTDVMPTLARAASVRIPTTADLDGENMWPALVRDQKVPRRRALGFVSEIPIPGLIHTAIFDGRWKLVQVIQERQTETRVRNFLFDIEADPNEENDLSKRHSAVLQRMQRLMSEWRRQHPLGGTRGTLVAHPGWVAPRDWAEAVLPSSLLQEDWTNELPFSKELFDATEHRGMLTDEKTKRRLIRESEALRKKQADAMKASEEDR; encoded by the coding sequence GTGATCAGGATCCGACCGCGTCTCCCGCAATGCGTCCTCGCGACGCTCTTCTTCGTGTGCGCGACCCTCGCCTCCAGTGCCGTCCAGGCCGCGCAGCCCAACGTCGTCATCCTCCTCGCCGACGATCTCGGGTGGGCGGACGTCGGATATCACGAGGGTGAGATCGAGACGCCGTCGATCGATCGTCTTGCCCGCGAGGGCGTCCGCCTCGAACACTTCTACAGCGCGCCCATCTGCTCGCCGACCCGCGCGGCGCTCATGACCGGCCGCGACCCGCTCAAGCTCGGCATCGCCTACGACCAGATCCATCCCTGGTACAACGTGGGCCTCGCGCCGAAGTCCCTCACGATCGCCGAGGTCTTCCGCCGCGACGGCTACCAGACCGGCCTCGTCGGCAAGTGGCACCTCGGACACACCTACGCCCATCAGACGCCGAACGCCCAGGGCTTCGACCATTTCTGGGGGCACCTCCATACCAACACCGACTTCTTCGAACACGTCCGCGAGAGCGGGCACGACCTGCAGGCGAACGGCAAGTCGGTGAAGGAGCCGGGGCAGTACCTGACCCACCTCGAAGCACGCGAAGCCGTCCGCTTCATCGAGCAACGCGACCCCGGCAAGCCCTTCCTCCTCTACGTCCCCTTCACGGCGCCCCACAGCCCCATGCAGGCGCCGCCCGCCACGATCGAGAAGTACGCGTCGCTGCCCCGCACGCAGTACCGCCGGACCTATGCTGCGATGGTCGACGAGATGGACCAGGCGATCGGCCGGATCCTCGACGCCCTCGACGAACAGGAGATCGCCGACGACACGATCGTCCTCTTCTTCAGCGACAACGGCGGTTCGAGCATCTTCGGCGGCGTGAACGCGCCCCTGCGCGGGGAGAAGGGCCAGACCTTCGAAGGTGGGATCCGCGTGCCCGCCGTGCTGCGATGGCCTTCACGGCTCGAGGCCGGCTCCGTCATGGATCAGCGCATGGCCGTGACCGACGTGATGCCCACCCTCGCCCGCGCGGCGAGCGTGCGGATCCCCACGACCGCGGATCTCGACGGCGAGAACATGTGGCCGGCGCTCGTCCGCGACCAGAAGGTGCCGCGCCGGCGCGCCCTCGGCTTCGTGTCCGAGATCCCGATTCCCGGCCTGATCCATACGGCGATCTTCGACGGGCGCTGGAAGCTCGTCCAGGTGATCCAGGAGCGACAGACCGAAACCCGCGTCCGGAACTTCCTCTTCGACATCGAGGCCGACCCCAACGAAGAGAACGACCTCTCGAAGCGACACAGCGCCGTCTTGCAGCGCATGCAGCGACTGATGAGCGAGTGGCGCCGCCAGCATCCCCTCGGCGGGACGCGCGGAACCCTCGTCGCCCACCCGGGCTGGGTCGCCCCGCGCGACTGGGCCGAGGCGGTCCTCCCGTCCTCGCTCCTGCAGGAGGACTGGACGAACGAGCTGCCCTTCTCGAAAGAGCTCTTCGACGCGACGGAGCACCGCGGGATGCTCACCGACGAGAAGACGAAACGTCGACTCATCCGGGAGAGCGAGGCGCTCCGGAAGAAGCAGGCCGACGCGATGAAGGCGTCCGAAGAGGACCGCTAG
- the mazG gene encoding nucleoside triphosphate pyrophosphohydrolase codes for MAGIQRLLDIMARLRDPEGGCPWDLEQDFASISPFTIEEAYEVDEAIASGEAEAIRDELGDLLFQVVFQARIAEEKGLFAFEGVVEAISDKLVRRHPHVFASADAPPDSAAQLASWEEIKAAERAAAGEGDAPPDPFEGIPRHLPALARSAKVAGRIAGTGLPATLDPSDARAVVERGLAALEGGVGAGAQQALGEALRALAVVAREARIDPEQALREADDREIERVRSALSAAEPHQGGKTATR; via the coding sequence ATGGCCGGGATCCAGCGCCTCCTCGACATCATGGCTCGTCTGCGGGATCCGGAGGGCGGCTGTCCCTGGGACCTCGAGCAGGACTTCGCCTCCATCTCGCCCTTCACGATCGAGGAGGCCTACGAGGTCGACGAGGCGATCGCGAGCGGAGAAGCCGAAGCGATCCGGGACGAGCTCGGGGACCTGCTCTTCCAGGTGGTCTTCCAGGCGCGGATCGCCGAGGAGAAGGGGCTCTTCGCTTTCGAGGGCGTCGTCGAGGCGATCTCCGACAAGCTCGTCCGTCGCCACCCGCACGTCTTCGCGAGCGCCGACGCGCCCCCGGACAGCGCGGCGCAGCTCGCGAGCTGGGAGGAGATCAAGGCGGCGGAGCGGGCCGCCGCCGGCGAGGGCGATGCGCCCCCGGATCCCTTCGAGGGCATCCCGCGCCATCTGCCCGCGCTGGCGCGAAGCGCCAAGGTCGCGGGACGAATCGCCGGGACGGGCCTTCCGGCAACGCTGGATCCGAGCGACGCACGGGCGGTCGTCGAGCGGGGACTCGCGGCGCTCGAAGGCGGCGTGGGTGCGGGAGCGCAGCAGGCACTCGGGGAGGCATTGCGGGCGCTGGCCGTCGTCGCGCGCGAGGCGCGGATCGACCCCGAGCAGGCGTTGCGCGAGGCGGACGACCGGGAGATCGAGCGCGTCCGGTCCGCCCTGTCGGCAGCAGAACCGCATCAAGGCGGCAAGACGGCCACCCGATAG
- a CDS encoding PEP-CTERM sorting domain-containing protein, which produces MSVLRPLAPILGLVIAAVFFAPVAGFAALISSPTDAALSGALLQTFDGEATGDFSDRTFLIGGAGFTVTPVTSTMQIEGDWCDDFGTSNNCLGTNSGTTGANDDFDVVFTGAGVSAFGFEINALDADWTVSTYDENDVLLNTYTILSQSPGLSGFDRRGFFGATETSLIQRFTVRSTGDDWALIDDVRYVPTPEPGTALLAGLGLIGLAYAGRPKRR; this is translated from the coding sequence ATGTCGGTTCTCCGACCCCTCGCTCCGATCCTCGGGCTCGTCATCGCGGCCGTGTTCTTCGCGCCCGTCGCGGGCTTCGCGGCGCTGATCTCTTCGCCGACGGATGCCGCTCTCTCGGGCGCGCTCCTCCAGACCTTCGACGGGGAAGCGACCGGGGACTTCAGCGATCGCACCTTCCTGATCGGTGGTGCCGGCTTCACGGTCACGCCGGTGACCTCGACGATGCAGATCGAGGGCGACTGGTGCGACGACTTCGGCACCAGCAACAACTGCCTCGGCACGAACTCGGGCACGACGGGGGCGAACGACGACTTCGACGTCGTCTTCACCGGCGCCGGCGTCTCCGCCTTCGGCTTCGAGATCAACGCCCTCGACGCGGATTGGACGGTCTCGACCTACGACGAGAACGACGTCCTGCTGAATACCTACACGATCCTGAGCCAGAGCCCCGGGCTCTCCGGCTTCGATCGCCGCGGCTTCTTCGGTGCCACCGAGACGAGCCTCATCCAGCGCTTCACCGTTCGTTCGACGGGGGACGACTGGGCGCTCATCGACGACGTCCGCTACGTGCCGACGCCGGAGCCCGGAACCGCGCTGCTCGCGGGCCTCGGCCTGATCGGCCTCGCCTACGCGGGGCGTCCGAAGCGTCGCTAG
- a CDS encoding SDR family oxidoreductase, whose translation MKRMEDKVAFVTGAAAGIGRATALRLASEGASLYLVDLATDGLQETVGLVEKEGAQVVGARCDVSDEADVKQNMAACIERFGKLDALCNVAGILLLDHFPNITPDQFRRVLEVNLVGPFMLTQAALPHLLETGGAIVNVSSTSALAGMPYGAAYGTSKGGVSALTRTIAVEFGKRGVRCNAVNPGSILTAMAGPGVVPDDADMKLIMRAQPLDEPRPPEVVAAVIAMLASEDGAHINGEEIRVDGGTLA comes from the coding sequence ATGAAGCGAATGGAAGACAAGGTGGCGTTCGTGACCGGAGCGGCCGCGGGGATCGGCCGGGCCACGGCGCTCCGACTGGCTTCCGAGGGGGCCTCGCTCTACCTGGTCGATCTCGCGACGGACGGTCTGCAAGAGACCGTCGGCCTCGTAGAGAAGGAAGGTGCGCAGGTGGTCGGCGCACGTTGCGACGTGAGCGACGAAGCGGACGTGAAGCAGAACATGGCCGCCTGCATCGAGCGCTTCGGAAAGCTCGACGCCCTCTGCAACGTCGCAGGCATCCTGCTCCTCGACCATTTCCCGAACATCACCCCGGACCAGTTCCGCCGGGTCCTCGAAGTGAACCTCGTGGGTCCCTTCATGCTGACCCAGGCCGCGCTCCCTCATCTGCTCGAGACCGGAGGCGCCATCGTCAACGTGAGCTCGACCTCCGCCCTCGCCGGGATGCCCTACGGCGCCGCCTATGGCACGAGCAAGGGCGGCGTCAGCGCCTTGACCCGGACGATCGCGGTCGAGTTCGGGAAGCGCGGGGTGCGCTGCAACGCGGTGAACCCGGGCTCGATCCTGACGGCGATGGCGGGGCCGGGCGTCGTCCCCGACGACGCGGACATGAAGCTGATCATGCGCGCGCAGCCGCTCGACGAGCCCCGGCCGCCGGAGGTGGTGGCGGCGGTGATCGCGATGCTCGCGAGCGAGGACGGCGCCCACATCAACGGCGAAGAGATCCGCGTCGACGGCGGGACCCTGGCCTAG
- a CDS encoding MmcQ/YjbR family DNA-binding protein, with product MAAKSRKKAAKRRTKSERLLDRARAVIAAWPETDERLSHGSPTWWGGRKTFATWAEDHHGDGRIALWIKSDFDTQEALVEANPDVFFVPPYVGPSGWIGVEVDGEVDWGVVEGLLEDGYRAVAPKRAIKLLDEDEAAK from the coding sequence ATGGCGGCGAAGTCACGGAAGAAGGCGGCGAAGCGCCGGACGAAGTCCGAGCGGCTCCTCGATCGCGCGCGGGCCGTCATCGCCGCGTGGCCCGAGACCGACGAGCGGCTCTCCCACGGCAGCCCGACCTGGTGGGGCGGGCGCAAGACCTTCGCCACCTGGGCGGAGGACCACCACGGCGACGGCCGGATCGCCCTCTGGATCAAATCCGACTTCGACACCCAGGAGGCGCTCGTCGAGGCCAACCCCGACGTGTTCTTCGTCCCGCCCTACGTGGGGCCGAGCGGCTGGATCGGCGTCGAGGTCGATGGCGAGGTCGACTGGGGCGTCGTCGAGGGACTCCTCGAAGACGGCTATCGCGCGGTCGCGCCGAAGCGCGCGATCAAGCTGCTCGACGAAGACGAGGCGGCGAAGTGA